DNA sequence from the Neochlamydia sp. AcF84 genome:
CAGATAGATAATGAAGTGATCAATTTCTTCTTTAGTGTTGTATAAGCCAAAAGATATTCTGGCAGTAGCTGGTACACCAAAATGGCGCATGGTGGGCTGTGCACAATGATGTCCTGTGCGTATAGCTACTCCTTTTAAGTCCAGCATAGTGCCAATATCGAGCGGGTGTGCTCCTTCTACGATAAAGCTGATGATAGCAGCTTTTTCTTTAGGCTTTCCAATGATGCGTACTTGCGGAATGCTTTCCATTTTTTTAGTGGTATACTCTAAGAGCTCCTGCTCATGAGCGTGGATAGCAGAAAAGCCGATCGTATTGATATAATCAATAGCAGCGCCTAAACCAATCACTTCCGCGATAAGGGGTGTCCCTGCTTCAAACTTTAAAGGTAGTACATTATAGGTAGTTTTTTCCCAATCGACCTTATCAATCATATCGCCGCCTCCTTGATAAGGCGGCATTTGATTGAGAAGCTCTGCCTTGCCGTATAAAATTCCTATTCCTGTAGGCCCGTAAAGTTTATGACCTGAGAAAGCGTAAAAATCTGCGTCTAAGGTCTGGACATCAACTTTCATATGCGGAACAGCTTGCGCGCCATCCACCAGTACTTTGCTTCCATAGGCATGAGCCATTTGGATCATCTCTTGGACGGGATTGATAGTGCCAATAGCATTAGAAACGTGCGTTAAAGCGACTAGTCTAGTTTTAGAATTTAAAAGCTTGGCAAACTCTTCTAAATTTAAATTTCCTTGGCTGTCGAGGGGAATAAATCTTAGAACAGCTTGTCTA
Encoded proteins:
- a CDS encoding cysteine desulfurase, with the protein product MKLASFDVEKIRKDFPMLAKTMHGKPLIYFDSSATAQKPQCMIDSIQDFYQNHYSTVHRTIYESSLLATKKYQEAREKVQKLLNASKSEEIIFTRGTTDSINLVAYSFGKAFIKPGDEIILTQIEHHANIVPWQMMCEDRQAVLRFIPLDSQGNLNLEEFAKLLNSKTRLVALTHVSNAIGTINPVQEMIQMAHAYGSKVLVDGAQAVPHMKVDVQTLDADFYAFSGHKLYGPTGIGILYGKAELLNQMPPYQGGGDMIDKVDWEKTTYNVLPLKFEAGTPLIAEVIGLGAAIDYINTIGFSAIHAHEQELLEYTTKKMESIPQVRIIGKPKEKAAIISFIVEGAHPLDIGTMLDLKGVAIRTGHHCAQPTMRHFGVPATARISFGLYNTKEEIDHFIIYLQEVIALLCASQ